The following proteins come from a genomic window of Shewanella halifaxensis HAW-EB4:
- the sppA gene encoding signal peptide peptidase SppA: MPTKPSIFKRMFLLIWNTVNGLRKLFLNLIFFGVIAIIIVSLTTDDGVEVEDGSALVLNLSGVIVDQKRQVDPIEAAMKSGNEADGSGEILLADVLTVIENAATDTRINQMVLDLGMLHGTGISKLQSIGNAIESFKATGKTVVANGNWYGQNQYFLASFADKVYLNPQGSVEIEGLARYRLYFKSALDKLKINAHVFRVGTFKSAVEPFIRDDMSDAAKEANLVLLNDLWQSYADTVAANRGIDSNNLSLSADNYLAELDKANGKSAEMALNMKWVDGLKTTDEFRLVMVDAVGKSADGDSYKHIDFYDYLSVTQTHPILSLNDKVGIIVAKGNILNGSQPAGQIGGKSTSELLRQARFDDSVKAVVLRVDSPGGSAFASEEIRQEVLAIKAANKPIIVSMGSYAASGGYWISASADYIYATPTTLTGSIGIFGMVTTFEDSLASIGVHTDGVGTSEWAGFSVTKGLSPQIQAIIQRHIERGYQDFISLVASERDMSLDYVDSIAQGRVWTGRKALELGLVDGLGELQDAVTKAAQMAKLEQYDTEVIERELSPQEQFIQEMLASASSYMPQSFAQSSVLETVLSQWSSVIDEFKSFDDPNGVYLYCDTCNY, from the coding sequence ATGCCCACTAAACCCTCAATATTTAAAAGGATGTTCCTCCTTATATGGAATACCGTCAATGGACTAAGGAAGCTTTTTCTTAATCTTATTTTCTTTGGCGTGATTGCTATTATCATTGTAAGTCTTACCACAGATGATGGGGTAGAAGTAGAAGATGGTTCCGCGTTGGTACTCAATCTATCAGGAGTGATTGTTGATCAAAAGCGCCAAGTAGATCCCATCGAAGCCGCCATGAAAAGCGGAAATGAGGCCGACGGTAGCGGTGAGATTTTATTGGCTGACGTGTTAACCGTTATTGAGAACGCCGCAACGGATACACGGATCAACCAGATGGTGTTAGACTTAGGGATGCTACACGGCACTGGTATAAGCAAACTTCAGTCAATCGGCAATGCTATCGAATCTTTCAAGGCCACAGGCAAGACCGTTGTGGCTAACGGTAATTGGTATGGTCAAAATCAATATTTCCTTGCCAGCTTTGCCGATAAAGTTTATCTCAACCCACAAGGGAGTGTTGAAATTGAAGGCTTGGCCCGCTACCGCCTTTACTTCAAATCAGCTTTAGACAAACTAAAAATCAATGCACACGTTTTCAGAGTCGGCACATTCAAGTCCGCAGTAGAGCCGTTTATTCGCGACGATATGTCTGATGCAGCTAAAGAAGCTAACTTAGTGCTATTAAACGATTTATGGCAGAGCTATGCTGATACTGTTGCCGCTAACCGTGGTATTGATAGCAATAATTTATCACTAAGCGCAGATAATTACCTTGCCGAGCTCGATAAGGCTAACGGTAAATCGGCTGAAATGGCGCTGAATATGAAATGGGTCGATGGCCTTAAAACCACCGATGAGTTTAGGCTTGTTATGGTTGATGCCGTAGGTAAATCGGCGGATGGGGATTCTTATAAGCATATCGATTTTTATGATTATCTGTCGGTCACTCAAACTCACCCTATTCTATCTCTAAACGACAAAGTCGGTATTATTGTTGCCAAGGGTAATATTCTCAATGGCTCACAACCTGCAGGCCAAATTGGTGGTAAGAGTACTTCAGAGTTATTAAGACAAGCTCGCTTTGATGATTCAGTTAAAGCTGTCGTACTCCGTGTAGACAGCCCAGGTGGTAGCGCCTTCGCTTCTGAAGAGATTAGACAAGAAGTGTTAGCGATAAAAGCAGCTAACAAGCCAATCATCGTCAGCATGGGCAGTTATGCCGCATCGGGCGGTTACTGGATCTCAGCGAGTGCAGATTATATCTATGCAACCCCAACCACATTAACGGGTTCCATCGGGATCTTTGGCATGGTGACCACGTTCGAAGACTCGTTAGCCAGCATTGGCGTTCACACTGATGGTGTGGGCACATCAGAATGGGCTGGTTTTTCAGTCACCAAAGGTCTGTCTCCTCAAATTCAAGCGATTATTCAACGCCATATTGAGCGCGGTTATCAAGATTTTATCTCATTGGTGGCATCAGAGCGCGATATGAGCCTAGATTATGTCGATAGCATTGCTCAGGGACGGGTATGGACAGGACGTAAGGCATTAGAGTTAGGCCTTGTTGATGGCTTAGGAGAGCTTCAAGATGCCGTCACTAAAGCGGCACAAATGGCCAAGCTTGAACAGTACGACACTGAAGTCATCGAAAGAGAGCTTTCTCCACAAGAGCAGTTTATTCAAGAGATGTTAGCGTCAGCGTCGAGCTATATGCCGCAAAGTTTCGCTCAATCTAGTGTACTTGAAACGGTCTTGTCACAGTGGTCGAGTGTGATTGATGAATTTAAGTCATTTGACGATCCAAACGGTGTTTACTTGTATTGCGATACCTGTAATTACTAA
- a CDS encoding oxidoreductase — protein MSFPHLLEPLDLGFTQLKNRVLMGSMHTGLEEEKGGFEKLAVFYKERALGGVGLIVTGGISPNLRGRLAPNACQLSFPWQVKKHTKVTQAVHEAGGKICMQLLHAGRYGYHPFSSAPSKIKSPITPFTPSAMSTRQVSCTIKDYVTSAALAKKAGYDGVEVMGSEGYLINQFVSSRTNKRTDKWGGGFENRAQFPIEIVKQIRAKVGSDFIIIFRLSMLDLVDNGSTWEEVVQLAKWLEQAGVTIINTGIGWHEARVPTIATSVPRGAFSWVTERLMKEMSIPLIATNRINTPEVAEHIISSGQADMVSMARPFLADPDFVNKAAANTPELINTCIGCNQACLDHTFALKRATCLVNPRACYETELNFTPAQHKKRIAVMGAGPAGMAFSIYAARRGHDVVLFEAKSEVGGQFNLARKIPGKEEFNETIRYFLNQIKLHKVELRLNTRLDASVVRDEKFDEIVISSGVMPRPIELPGFDNPKVVDYQKVLNGEVQIGLKVALIGAGGIGFDMAHFLCESESSTLDLNRWLKQWGIDKDYKEPGGLTEPVPEGKHRQVYLLQRKATKMGKGLGKTTGWIHRSVLKQHQVTMKTGVSYEKFDQQGLHIKVEGKAEVLDVDNVILCAGQVSNTELVDEMKSTGIPVHLIGGVDVAAELDAKRAIRQGAELAIAL, from the coding sequence ATGTCGTTTCCGCATTTATTAGAACCCTTAGATCTGGGGTTCACCCAGTTAAAAAACCGTGTGTTGATGGGTTCAATGCACACAGGTTTAGAAGAAGAAAAGGGCGGTTTTGAGAAACTGGCAGTGTTTTATAAGGAACGTGCGCTAGGTGGTGTTGGGTTAATCGTTACCGGAGGGATCTCGCCTAACCTACGCGGCCGTCTTGCCCCTAACGCTTGCCAGTTAAGCTTTCCTTGGCAAGTCAAAAAACACACCAAAGTGACCCAAGCGGTTCATGAGGCTGGCGGCAAAATTTGTATGCAGCTATTGCACGCAGGACGCTACGGTTATCATCCGTTCTCAAGTGCGCCGAGTAAGATTAAATCGCCTATCACCCCGTTTACTCCGTCTGCTATGTCAACAAGACAGGTCTCCTGTACGATTAAAGACTATGTCACCAGCGCAGCATTAGCCAAAAAAGCGGGCTATGACGGCGTGGAAGTGATGGGCAGTGAAGGTTACCTGATTAATCAGTTTGTTAGCTCTCGTACCAACAAGCGAACCGATAAGTGGGGCGGCGGCTTTGAAAACCGTGCCCAATTCCCGATAGAGATCGTTAAACAAATTCGCGCTAAGGTTGGCTCTGATTTTATTATCATCTTTAGATTGTCGATGTTAGATCTTGTTGATAATGGCTCCACTTGGGAAGAGGTGGTACAACTCGCTAAGTGGCTAGAGCAAGCAGGCGTCACCATCATCAATACAGGGATCGGTTGGCATGAAGCGCGCGTTCCGACCATAGCCACCAGTGTGCCTCGCGGCGCATTTTCTTGGGTGACAGAGCGTTTGATGAAAGAGATGTCTATCCCGCTGATAGCGACCAACCGCATCAACACGCCTGAAGTCGCTGAGCATATCATTTCATCCGGCCAAGCGGATATGGTATCGATGGCGCGTCCTTTCCTGGCCGATCCTGATTTCGTCAACAAAGCGGCGGCGAATACACCTGAACTAATCAATACTTGTATTGGCTGTAATCAGGCTTGTCTTGATCATACCTTCGCTCTGAAGCGCGCAACCTGTCTTGTTAACCCTAGAGCCTGTTATGAAACTGAGCTGAACTTTACGCCAGCTCAGCATAAGAAGCGCATTGCAGTGATGGGCGCCGGACCTGCCGGAATGGCATTTTCAATTTATGCGGCGAGGCGCGGCCATGATGTGGTGCTGTTTGAGGCTAAATCAGAGGTGGGCGGCCAGTTTAATCTTGCACGTAAAATACCAGGCAAAGAGGAGTTTAATGAAACCATTCGTTACTTCCTTAATCAAATAAAGCTGCACAAGGTGGAACTACGTTTAAACACTCGTCTCGATGCCAGTGTCGTCCGAGATGAGAAGTTCGATGAAATCGTTATATCGTCAGGTGTAATGCCTAGACCGATTGAGCTACCTGGTTTTGATAACCCTAAAGTGGTCGACTACCAAAAAGTACTCAATGGTGAAGTGCAAATAGGCCTGAAGGTCGCGCTTATCGGTGCCGGTGGTATTGGTTTTGATATGGCGCATTTCCTTTGTGAGTCAGAGTCTTCGACGCTGGATCTCAATCGCTGGTTAAAGCAGTGGGGGATAGATAAAGACTATAAAGAACCGGGCGGTTTGACGGAACCTGTGCCAGAAGGTAAGCATAGACAAGTGTACTTATTGCAACGTAAGGCCACCAAGATGGGTAAGGGGCTGGGTAAAACTACGGGGTGGATCCATCGCTCAGTACTGAAGCAACATCAAGTGACAATGAAAACAGGCGTGAGCTACGAGAAGTTTGACCAGCAAGGTTTGCATATCAAGGTAGAGGGTAAAGCCGAAGTGCTAGATGTCGATAATGTCATCTTGTGCGCAGGGCAAGTATCAAATACTGAGCTTGTGGATGAGATGAAGTCTACTGGTATACCCGTGCACCTAATCGGTGGCGTTGATGTTGCTGCAGAGCTAGATGCCAAGCGCGCAATTCGCCAAGGTGCGGAGTTAGCTATCGCGCTGTAA
- a CDS encoding M14 family metallopeptidase, with protein MRITANFDSGNIEVINQDNKDDIQLAIRPDEGGEFFQWFNFKLEGVVGSQYILNIVNADKASYTKGWEDYQAVATYDRQNWFRLPTQYKDGKLTIQVDLDCDAIQISYFAPYSYERHQDLLAAVQVHPQVSLEHLGLTLDGRDMTLVKIGDGDEEKANIWITARQHPGETMAEWLVEGLINNLLDSDCPTAKALLDKANFYIVPNMNPDGSARGHLRTNAVGTNLNREWKTPSLEKSPEVLHVVNKMKETGVDLFYDVHGDEGLPYVFLAGCEGVPAFTEKDAALQQAFVDALLMASPDFQNEFGYDKDAPGQANLTVASNWVAHTFGCLSNTLEMPFKDNANMPDLMAGWSPERCIYLGEASLIAMNAVVDKLK; from the coding sequence ATGCGTATTACCGCGAATTTTGATAGTGGCAATATTGAAGTTATCAATCAGGATAATAAAGATGATATTCAGTTAGCGATCCGTCCGGATGAAGGCGGTGAGTTTTTTCAGTGGTTTAACTTCAAGCTAGAAGGCGTAGTTGGCTCCCAGTACATACTCAATATCGTTAACGCTGACAAAGCTTCTTACACCAAGGGCTGGGAAGACTACCAAGCGGTAGCAACGTACGACAGACAAAACTGGTTTAGACTGCCCACCCAGTACAAGGACGGTAAGCTAACGATTCAAGTCGACTTAGATTGCGATGCGATTCAGATTTCGTACTTCGCACCATACAGCTACGAGCGTCATCAGGATCTATTGGCTGCAGTTCAGGTGCATCCACAAGTGAGTCTTGAGCATCTTGGTTTGACGCTAGATGGTCGCGATATGACTTTGGTTAAGATTGGCGACGGTGATGAAGAGAAAGCCAATATCTGGATCACAGCGCGTCAGCACCCAGGTGAAACGATGGCCGAGTGGCTAGTTGAAGGCTTGATAAACAACTTGCTTGATAGTGATTGCCCTACAGCCAAAGCACTATTGGATAAAGCTAACTTCTACATCGTTCCCAACATGAACCCTGACGGGAGTGCTCGTGGACATCTGCGTACTAATGCCGTGGGCACAAACTTAAATCGTGAATGGAAAACGCCTTCACTAGAGAAGAGCCCTGAAGTGCTACACGTGGTTAATAAGATGAAAGAGACCGGTGTGGATCTTTTTTATGATGTGCATGGTGATGAAGGCTTACCGTATGTGTTTTTAGCGGGTTGTGAAGGTGTTCCAGCCTTTACCGAAAAAGACGCAGCGCTCCAACAAGCATTTGTTGATGCACTATTGATGGCGAGTCCCGACTTCCAGAACGAGTTTGGTTATGACAAAGATGCACCGGGACAAGCTAACTTAACTGTGGCGTCAAACTGGGTCGCTCACACCTTTGGCTGTCTTTCAAATACACTTGAAATGCCATTTAAAGACAATGCCAATATGCCAGACCTTATGGCAGGCTGGTCCCCTGAGCGTTGTATTTATCTTGGTGAAGCATCGTTAATTGCGATGAACGCAGTGGTTGATAAACTTAAATAA
- a CDS encoding YeaC family protein has protein sequence MTDINRVIDEMPDDVYQRLLSGVELGKWDDGTVLTPEQRASTQQVVMLYQARRLKQTDHFTINSEGQVNELSKSELKNQFKGESIAEFKEKEL, from the coding sequence ATGACCGACATAAACAGAGTTATTGATGAGATGCCAGATGATGTGTATCAACGTTTGCTCAGCGGTGTTGAGCTGGGTAAGTGGGACGATGGCACGGTTTTGACGCCAGAGCAACGCGCATCGACTCAACAGGTTGTTATGCTTTATCAAGCTAGAAGGCTAAAACAAACGGATCACTTCACGATTAATAGTGAAGGTCAGGTTAATGAGCTATCTAAGTCTGAGCTTAAAAATCAGTTTAAGGGTGAGTCTATCGCCGAGTTTAAAGAGAAAGAGCTTTAA
- the yfaE gene encoding class I ribonucleotide reductase maintenance protein YfaE, which produces MTMSSQTLTYKPQDFSQASFKKAPIVSLQGMPVLLFNQQHLTLLEALEQKRVKIFSECRSGYCGQCKTKVKAGKVSYFREPLVTLEADECLPCCCIPDGDIDLALSAEGAEVVVRVPTHQSATAKVL; this is translated from the coding sequence ATGACGATGAGTTCTCAGACTTTGACCTATAAACCACAAGACTTTAGTCAAGCAAGCTTTAAGAAGGCTCCGATTGTGAGCCTTCAAGGCATGCCTGTGTTGCTGTTTAATCAGCAACACTTAACCCTGCTTGAGGCGCTTGAACAAAAGCGAGTAAAGATATTCTCAGAATGTCGCAGTGGCTATTGTGGCCAGTGCAAGACTAAAGTAAAGGCAGGTAAGGTCAGCTACTTTCGTGAGCCGCTTGTCACATTAGAAGCCGATGAATGCCTGCCCTGCTGCTGCATTCCTGATGGGGATATCGACTTAGCGCTTTCAGCAGAGGGTGCAGAAGTGGTTGTGCGAGTTCCCACACATCAATCAGCTACTGCTAAAGTACTTTAA
- a CDS encoding phosphatidylserine decarboxylase, with amino-acid sequence MTSTTSIVRNLKHIIESKQEYRLELIKCIEKAEWIPPYSDTAISNLDGFYEYLDKMLVTTPADSTFSDLFHGIYFIISQGSNKFQKDPNFAEFKNWMVLYTQQFGAFLNSPQSSNDLQSFIDDKGFVIENFIVPPGGFNSFNAFFCRNIKPGKRPIGAKTLAYENSAKGLDSNPDEDRNEIHKNMADDKVITVPADSVYKGTWKISETDTISVSKGNTYSIEELLKHTKYADRFKNGIFTHSYLTVLTYHRYHTPVRGTILELKQLSGDVFANVTRDEQGHLGASDGTDYQFSQERGLMVIDSPVGLVACLPIGMDVISSCNFSVDEGDYLNKGDEFGNFLFGGSDMIMLFERNDIDIQVTQEDMLYKMGQVFGKVK; translated from the coding sequence ATGACTAGCACTACAAGTATCGTACGGAACTTGAAACACATTATAGAATCAAAGCAAGAATACCGATTAGAACTAATAAAGTGCATCGAAAAAGCAGAATGGATTCCTCCATACAGTGATACTGCTATCTCTAATCTAGATGGTTTCTACGAGTACCTAGATAAAATGCTGGTTACTACGCCTGCAGATTCCACATTTAGCGATCTGTTTCATGGCATATATTTTATTATCAGCCAAGGCAGTAATAAGTTTCAGAAAGATCCAAATTTTGCTGAGTTTAAAAACTGGATGGTTTTGTATACTCAACAGTTTGGTGCCTTCCTCAATAGTCCACAATCAAGTAATGATCTGCAATCTTTTATTGATGACAAAGGTTTTGTCATTGAAAACTTCATCGTGCCGCCTGGAGGCTTTAACTCATTCAATGCTTTTTTCTGCAGAAATATTAAACCTGGCAAACGTCCTATCGGCGCTAAGACTCTTGCCTACGAAAATTCGGCTAAAGGCCTTGATTCAAATCCAGATGAAGACCGAAATGAAATTCACAAAAATATGGCTGATGATAAGGTCATCACGGTGCCAGCAGACAGTGTATACAAAGGCACTTGGAAAATAAGTGAAACGGACACTATCAGCGTATCTAAAGGAAATACATATAGTATTGAAGAATTACTAAAACACACAAAATATGCCGACAGATTTAAGAACGGCATATTTACTCATAGTTATCTAACGGTTTTGACTTATCACAGATACCATACACCTGTGCGAGGTACGATCTTAGAGCTAAAGCAACTTTCAGGAGACGTTTTTGCTAATGTAACTAGAGATGAGCAAGGTCATTTAGGAGCTTCCGACGGTACTGATTATCAGTTTTCGCAGGAGCGAGGCCTAATGGTTATTGACTCTCCAGTCGGCCTTGTCGCCTGCTTACCGATCGGTATGGATGTTATTTCATCATGTAATTTCAGTGTAGACGAAGGTGACTATCTGAATAAGGGTGATGAATTTGGTAATTTCCTTTTTGGCGGTTCCGATATGATAATGTTGTTTGAAAGAAACGACATTGATATTCAGGTTACACAAGAGGATATGCTGTACAAAATGGGGCAGGTATTTGGTAAGGTCAAATAA
- a CDS encoding YgiW/YdeI family stress tolerance OB fold protein, whose product MKKVLLVSALIFASSSVFAAQTSDPQGGFIGPSNVSVKTVAVALEAKDDTPVVLTGYIVASLGDEAYKFKDETGEVIVEIDDRDWNGVEATPETKVVLEGEVDSSWSYTQIDVDTVKLAK is encoded by the coding sequence ATGAAAAAAGTACTATTAGTAAGTGCATTGATATTTGCATCATCAAGTGTATTCGCAGCTCAAACAAGTGACCCTCAGGGCGGCTTCATTGGCCCTAGTAATGTAAGTGTTAAAACAGTTGCAGTTGCTTTAGAAGCCAAGGATGACACGCCTGTAGTATTAACGGGTTATATCGTGGCTAGCTTGGGTGATGAAGCCTACAAGTTCAAAGATGAGACTGGAGAAGTCATCGTTGAAATTGATGATCGTGACTGGAATGGCGTTGAAGCGACTCCTGAAACCAAAGTCGTGCTTGAGGGTGAGGTTGATAGCAGTTGGTCTTACACCCAAATTGATGTTGATACGGTTAAATTAGCAAAATAG
- the ansA gene encoding asparaginase, whose product MTKRSIYVAYTGGTIGMQKTEHGFAPVADFLTGCVKSMPEFYHDEMPDFVISEYTPLIDSSNMKPTDWQMIADDIKANYDKYDGFVILHGTDTMAFTASALSFMLQGLQKPVIVTGSQIPLAQLRSDGQTNLLNALYIAANYPVAEVCLFFNNKLFRGNRTTKAHADGFNAFASPNFPLLLEAGIKIRWHAGKRAKIDNNVSLQVAKISPQPIGVVTLYPGINTEIFANILQQPVKALILLTFGVGNAPQTPELLKTLKDAHERGIVLVNLTQCMQGRVNMEGYATGNALAEAGVISGYDMTTEAALTKLHFLLSTDMTPEEIRVAMKTSIAGELTAD is encoded by the coding sequence ATGACTAAACGATCTATCTACGTAGCCTACACTGGCGGCACCATTGGTATGCAAAAAACCGAACATGGCTTTGCCCCTGTTGCCGACTTTCTTACAGGCTGCGTCAAATCTATGCCTGAGTTTTACCATGATGAAATGCCTGATTTTGTAATTAGTGAGTACACTCCGCTGATCGACTCGTCAAATATGAAACCGACCGATTGGCAGATGATCGCCGATGACATCAAAGCCAATTACGATAAGTATGACGGCTTTGTGATCCTCCATGGTACCGACACCATGGCATTTACCGCATCGGCTCTCTCCTTCATGCTACAAGGCTTACAAAAGCCCGTTATCGTAACTGGCTCGCAAATTCCCCTTGCCCAGCTGAGATCAGACGGTCAAACAAACCTACTCAACGCCCTATATATAGCGGCAAACTATCCTGTTGCCGAAGTCTGCTTATTCTTTAACAACAAACTATTTCGCGGTAATCGAACCACTAAAGCCCATGCCGACGGCTTTAATGCCTTTGCATCGCCAAACTTCCCGCTGCTTTTAGAAGCCGGAATTAAGATCCGTTGGCATGCTGGTAAGCGCGCAAAAATTGATAATAATGTGTCTTTACAGGTTGCCAAGATAAGCCCGCAACCCATAGGGGTTGTGACCCTTTACCCTGGTATCAATACCGAGATCTTTGCCAATATTTTGCAGCAGCCAGTTAAAGCCTTAATCTTACTGACCTTTGGTGTTGGCAATGCTCCACAAACCCCTGAATTACTCAAAACCCTAAAAGATGCACACGAACGCGGTATCGTACTCGTCAACTTAACTCAGTGCATGCAAGGTCGAGTCAATATGGAAGGATATGCTACAGGTAACGCTTTGGCAGAAGCTGGTGTGATCAGCGGCTATGATATGACCACTGAAGCTGCGCTGACAAAATTACACTTCTTGCTATCTACGGATATGACACCCGAGGAAATTCGCGTCGCGATGAAGACTTCTATCGCTGGCGAGTTAACCGCTGATTAA
- the nrdB gene encoding class Ia ribonucleoside-diphosphate reductase subunit beta has translation MAYSTFCQTPNNALLEPMFLGQSVNVARYDQQKYEVFEKLIEKQLSFFWRPEEVDVSRDKIDYAALPEHEKHIFISNLKYQTLLDSIQGRSPNVAFLPLVSLPELETWIETWSFSETIHSRSYTHIIRNIVNDPSIVFDDIVENEEILKRASDIAKYYDHLIKLSQAYHLLGEGSHEIDGEIIEVTTREIKKALYLCMVSVNVLEAIRFYVSFACSFAFAERKVMEGNAKIIRLIARDEALHLNSTQHILKIMQGGKDDPEMAEIAKECEQTAIDIFVKAAEQEKEWAKYLFKDGSMIGLNETILCQYVEYITNERMKSVNFASPYAEQTNPLPWMKNWLESDSVQVAPQEVEVSSYLVGQIDSSIDDDEFSDFDL, from the coding sequence ATGGCCTATTCTACATTTTGTCAAACACCAAATAATGCACTGCTAGAGCCTATGTTTCTTGGGCAATCAGTAAACGTAGCGCGTTACGATCAACAAAAATATGAAGTATTTGAAAAGCTAATCGAAAAGCAACTTTCCTTCTTCTGGCGCCCAGAAGAAGTCGACGTCAGCCGTGATAAAATCGATTACGCAGCACTACCTGAGCATGAGAAGCACATCTTTATCTCAAACCTTAAATACCAAACACTACTTGACTCAATCCAAGGCCGCTCACCAAACGTTGCCTTCTTGCCTTTGGTATCACTACCAGAGCTAGAGACTTGGATTGAAACTTGGTCTTTCTCAGAGACAATTCACTCGCGCTCATACACCCATATTATTCGTAACATTGTTAACGATCCTTCAATCGTGTTTGACGATATCGTTGAAAACGAAGAGATCTTAAAGCGTGCAAGCGATATCGCTAAGTACTACGACCACCTGATCAAGCTTAGCCAGGCTTACCATTTGTTGGGCGAAGGTAGCCACGAGATCGACGGTGAAATCATTGAAGTCACAACACGTGAAATCAAAAAAGCCCTGTACTTGTGTATGGTATCGGTCAACGTACTTGAAGCTATCCGTTTCTACGTCAGCTTTGCCTGCTCGTTTGCCTTTGCAGAGCGCAAGGTCATGGAAGGTAATGCCAAGATCATTCGTCTAATTGCTCGTGATGAAGCATTGCACCTTAACAGTACGCAACACATTTTAAAGATCATGCAAGGTGGTAAAGATGATCCAGAAATGGCTGAGATTGCAAAAGAGTGTGAACAAACAGCTATTGATATCTTTGTAAAAGCTGCTGAACAGGAAAAAGAGTGGGCTAAATACCTATTTAAAGATGGTTCAATGATTGGTCTAAACGAAACAATCCTGTGCCAATATGTTGAATACATCACCAACGAACGCATGAAATCCGTTAATTTTGCATCACCATATGCTGAACAGACCAACCCTCTTCCATGGATGAAGAACTGGTTAGAAAGTGATTCAGTGCAAGTTGCGCCTCAAGAAGTAGAAGTCTCCTCTTACCTTGTGGGTCAAATCGATTCATCAATCGATGACGATGAGTTCTCAGACTTTGACCTATAA